GAAACATTGATTGGTGTTGTCATAGGAGCTTATTTAGGTTTCAATGTAGGTAAAAAAATTGATACTTATGGTTATCGTTTGTTAGAAATTTTCTCCTCTATCCCATGAGTTATTCTTTTCATAATTTTAGTAAGTATTATGGGAGCGACTCCATTAGCATTAATTTTAATTATTTCACTTACAGGTTGAACATCAGCAGCTGATACCACAAGAAGTTTTACTATTTCAGTAAAAGATGAAGAGTATGTTAAAGCTTCAAAAGCTATTGGTGCCTCAAATATAAGACTTATTTTTAGCCACATTTTACCAGCGATTCCAGGAAAATTAGCTAATTCATTTGTACTTAAAATTACACATGGGATTTTAGTTGTCTCTTCTGTGGCATTCTTAGGTTTTATTCAAGAAGGTGTTGATTCAGCACCTAATTTAGGTCTAATTATTACTTCATCTTCTACTTTGATTAATTTCAACCCATGAGCTCTTGCATTCCCAGCAATAATTCTTTTAACTATAGCTTTATCACTTAGATTTATTGCTCTTGGTTTCCATGATGCCTTAGATGTAACAATCTCAAATAAAAAAGGAAAAGCATAAAATGTCAAATTTAATTTTAGAAGTTAAAAATTTAAAAGTATCTATAAAAGAAAATAAAAAACTTATAGAGATAATTAGGGGTATTGATTTTGAAATTGAACAAGGGCAAATTATTGGTCTTGTTGGTGAATCTGGAAGTGGTAAAACTATTAGTTCGAAAGCTTTATTAGGGCTTAATAGCTTTAGCAAGACAACTTGTGAAAAAATGAATATTCTTGGCATTAATGCTAAAGATTTTAAAAAAGATAAAGAATGAAGACAAATTAGAGGTAAAAAAATTGGATATATTCCTCAAGATCCATTAACTGCTTTAAATCCAACTAGAACTATTGGGAAGCAGTTGCTCGATGTTTTAATTAAAGACAAAAGGTTTGCAACTAAAAAAGAGAAAAAAAATTATTTAATAAATATGTTACAAAGTTTTGGAATTCAAAATGCTGAAAATATTTTCAATCAATATCCACACACTTTAAGTGGTGGAATGAAGCAAAGAGTTGTTATTGCAATGACTGTTGCACAAAATCCAAATATTATTGTGGCTGATGAACCTACAACTGCACTGGATCCAACAGTACAAGCTTCTGTTTTAGCTTTATTTAATGAAATTAGAAAACAAACTAATATTTCAATTATTTTTATAAGTCATAATATTTCGGTTATTGCTAAATTTTGTGATTATATATATGTTTTATATGCAGGAAAAGTTATTGAAAAAG
This Mesomycoplasma neurolyticum DNA region includes the following protein-coding sequences:
- a CDS encoding ABC transporter permease, with product MKNKNNSYPNVDKDLLRFSNINKDLLLNSLTVGKPRKIVVDIFKRFIQNKYAMFATFVLFGLILTAIISWIVSPFKTNEPISKVTSSFITNLRPSFEGRVDFTIDTEKLNIISAKYPELLQGVEPKYVAPNEWTIYVNPYEIIKVLSDKQKTLPAFFGTDSYGRDIWLRTWVGTLNALGIALAIAIIETLIGVVIGAYLGFNVGKKIDTYGYRLLEIFSSIPWVILFIILVSIMGATPLALILIISLTGWTSAADTTRSFTISVKDEEYVKASKAIGASNIRLIFSHILPAIPGKLANSFVLKITHGILVVSSVAFLGFIQEGVDSAPNLGLIITSSSTLINFNPWALAFPAIILLTIALSLRFIALGFHDALDVTISNKKGKA
- a CDS encoding ABC transporter ATP-binding protein; this encodes MSNLILEVKNLKVSIKENKKLIEIIRGIDFEIEQGQIIGLVGESGSGKTISSKALLGLNSFSKTTCEKMNILGINAKDFKKDKEWRQIRGKKIGYIPQDPLTALNPTRTIGKQLLDVLIKDKRFATKKEKKNYLINMLQSFGIQNAENIFNQYPHTLSGGMKQRVVIAMTVAQNPNIIVADEPTTALDPTVQASVLALFNEIRKQTNISIIFISHNISVIAKFCDYIYVLYAGKVIEKGTKKDIFTDPKHPYTWALIAAIPENKEEKLLNIKGTPPDLSNLPVGDPFAPRNDFVLEIDLVKEPPLFHVKDNHWAATWLLHPDAPKVEIPNEVQKRLDIFKEVFLK